From the Microcoleus sp. bin38.metabat.b11b12b14.051 genome, one window contains:
- a CDS encoding Uma2 family endonuclease, which translates to METITLNLPAAVALTDEQFYQLCIANEEWRLEQTPEGELIIMPPTGGESGIRNSDINLELNLWNRHTQLGKVFDSSTVFKLPNGAKRSPDAAWVLLERWEALSAEDKRKFPPLCPHFVIELRSASDSLETLRAKMRYYRTNGCRLGWLIDPQTPLVEIYRLSEDVAEVINFSFDQPPTLSGEDVLPGFLLDITRILNP; encoded by the coding sequence ATGGAAACTATAACCCTCAATCTACCTGCCGCCGTCGCTTTAACAGACGAACAATTTTATCAATTGTGCATTGCTAATGAAGAGTGGCGATTAGAACAAACCCCCGAAGGAGAACTAATCATTATGCCTCCAACAGGCGGCGAAAGCGGCATCAGAAATTCGGATATCAACCTAGAACTAAATTTGTGGAATCGTCATACTCAATTAGGAAAAGTCTTTGACTCTTCCACCGTCTTTAAATTACCCAATGGTGCAAAGCGTTCTCCTGATGCTGCTTGGGTACTTCTAGAACGTTGGGAAGCATTATCCGCAGAAGATAAGCGCAAATTTCCTCCCCTGTGCCCGCACTTTGTAATTGAATTGCGTTCCGCCAGTGATTCCCTAGAAACATTGCGGGCAAAAATGCGGTATTATCGAACTAACGGCTGTCGCTTAGGTTGGCTAATTGACCCGCAAACGCCTTTAGTAGAAATCTATCGGTTGTCTGAAGATGTAGCCGAAGTTATTAATTTCTCTTTTGACCAACCGCCAACACTTTCGGGTGAAGATGTACTTCCCGGATTTCTGCTTGATATTACACGTATTCTCAATCCTTGA